Genomic segment of Drosophila takahashii strain IR98-3 E-12201 chromosome X, DtakHiC1v2, whole genome shotgun sequence:
aggtaaaggATAAATACCGACCGACCATCAGCTACAGAAGTTCCCGAGCCGAAATCTCATCTCGAACAAGCGCCGTCCAGTGATCACCGACCCAACTCAACAGGAAGAACTCTCTGGGGAATATCTGGGGATTGGAAACCGAATATCCTGGCAGAAGACGAGCAAAATGGAGGACCTGCACCAGCAATCGTTGGCCGCCGCCCGGCACAGTTTGATTCTGGGCCATAAACTGGGTGTTTCCCAGCAGCCGCATCATTATCACCATCATCACCTGAATCGTCAGCTCAATCAGCTAAGTCAGCTCAATCAGCTCAATCAGCTGAATCAGCTCAATCACCTGGCCCAGTTGagccagctgcagcagcatctCCACCATCAACTGAATCTCTCGACGGGCCTGAATCTCAACTTGGGCCTGGGCCACAAGATGCAGCACCTCAGCCGCCAAATGCAGATGCTGggcatgggaatgggaatgggagtgGGACTGGGTCTCCACCTGAATCTCGATCTGGAGGTGGACAGCAGTGcgagcagcaccaccagcagtgccagcagcaccagcacgAGCAGCGATCAGGGGCAAGGACATGGAAATGGGATAGGGATTGGACTTGGAATTGGCATTGAAACGGGAGCCAAGGTCCAAGGCCAAGTCCCCTGTGCCCATGACCCTGCCCAGGATAATGGTGATTCGCTGAGTGTCCAGGGTAGCCAggtcaaggaggaggagggtgaTTCACTGGGTAAGAAGGACAGGGAGCTGGAACCTGACATCCTGCTGAAGGCGGCCAACTCCAAGCTGAATGCCGATGCGATGGCCTACACGATGCCCCCGAAAGTGGAGACACTGCTGCCACCGAAGCCCAGCCAAAGTGCCCGGGACTTTCGCCTAAATGCCGAGGCGGCCGTGTTCAAACCCTCGTTACTCGGCCTGGGTTCGCTGGTTCAGCCCCTACTTCCGGTGGTCTCACTGCCCCTGCTGCCCACTCCCCAGCCGCATCCTCAGCTGCATCCCCAGCTGCATCCGCAGCTGCATCCCAAGCAATATATCCGCTGGCGGAAGCAGCCGCTGCCGGATCTCTTCACCGCCGTCCTCGCGCTGATGAGGGAACTGGGGCGATCCGTCAGCTATCCGGAGATCATAAACACTTTGGCCCTGCGGCTGCAGCGACCGGAAGTGGAGCTGAAGCGCCATGTGCCGCACACCCTGCACGCCGCCGTGAACAATGGGTATCTGCGGAAGGAGGGCAATCGGTACTCACTGGTCTCCGAGCTGGAGCAGCTGGAGATCATGCGGCGCAACCAGGAGGCCGCCATGCGGGCCAAGGAGCTGGAGAAGGAGCCGTTGTCCTGGCGCAAGCGTTAGTCTCTCCAGATATATTTGAGCCACATCTCGCATCCACATTCCTCATCTCTGCATCTCCCTGCATCACTtcgtattttttatacccttgagCTAGCACAGCACTCGCGGCTATGAGATTGTAGTCCTGCGAGTCGCACCACCCAGAGCCACGAGTCCTGTGCCGCCGACGAGCCCTGCTAAAGACTGGTTTTACTGTACGTGAACTGCGTCCGCGGAGCCGTGCGATCCTTGTGATCCTTGAGATCAGTGATCCCCGATCCACGGTCCGCAAATGAAGTCTCACAATGAcaaagtatattttatatatattaacccAATGGGGACGGCCCTTTGTCAAACTGCCGCTGCCTCCGGAGGATGTTTCGTTTGCCTGATGTTCCCTTTCGCGTTCCCAACATAGAAGCAATCAATCGAGTTTTCCTGGTTCAGCGCTTTATAATTGCAAGCTATTCgggtaaataaaattgtagttTTCCATGAATGGGCGGTTGTTTAAAGAATGGGATGGGGAATTGGAAGGAAATCAATCGAGTTATATCACTTatactgaagaattcgcgttcaTTGGTAGACATTATATTCCATTTTGTcagtttttttcctttaaactACAGGTATTATTTTCCAAATTAAGGAAGTTTCATATTTTCTTTCATCCCATAGTTGTGAAGAATGTGAatgctgaagaattcgcgttcaTTATAATACATTGAAAGGGAGAATTTTAAACATTggttcgaatttttttttttcagtttgttttctttaaactACAGGTATTATTTTCCCAATTCAGGAAATTGCATACTTCCTTTCATCCCATTAGTTGTGAAGCAACAATACGAATAACTCCACCCATTCACTTGGAACTTGATTTGCCATCTTTGTATTTGATGTGTCACTCCCTGATATGTACTATATCTTTTTAACGACCCATCTAaccattaaatttttgcattcaactttgtgtttatcaatttaAACATACAGTCGGTGGTCCAACCATCTcgcagtcagtcagtcattcaTTCACTCGGTCGGCGGTTGTTGGGATCTGTTCAGTTAACTAGCTATTGTGCGCAGAGTGGCGAGTATCTAGAGCTCATCATGATTGTTTTGTAATTGGAATGCGACAATGCGAGGCCAGAAAGGAGGATGGTGGATGGTTGATAGGAGATGGCATCTCCCAGAATGCAAGGACAATAACAACAGCAAGGATGAAAATATGTGGGCGGGAGAGGACgacaacaacgacaacgacgaggaggaggagatggGGACGAGTGAATGCCAACTCAACTAACAATTTGCTTCAATTATAAAAAGCGTCGCGACAAAGTGGCGCCAAGCCAGCGACGGGTGGGAACGAGTGGGTGGCTGCATTGAGGCATGGATGTGATGCTGTTGTTGCTCtggctgttgcttttgcttttgctgctgctgctgatgaaaTGGGTAAACAGTGGACAGAGTCGCCCGGGGGCATGGCCTGGTAATCAGCATGGCGACGCACTGCTCCTTTGAGCCCTCAACTGCCTCCTCCTTAAAGAGCAGCCCATCTGTGCTGGCAACTAAGGATGGCACCAAGAACTtggccttaaaaatataagacaaatttgaatatttattttaaatgcagCGAAAAAAGGGAACAAGAAAACGTTCCTTAGTTtctagaataaaataaaataaatcaagctGCCTATTATTATACttacaattttctaaaatatttcttggtaT
This window contains:
- the LOC108060839 gene encoding uncharacterized protein gives rise to the protein MEDLHQQSLAAARHSLILGHKLGVSQQPHHYHHHHLNRQLNQLSQLNQLNQLNQLNHLAQLSQLQQHLHHQLNLSTGLNLNLGLGHKMQHLSRQMQMLGMGMGMGVGLGLHLNLDLEVDSSASSTTSSASSTSTSSDQGQGHGNGIGIGLGIGIETGAKVQGQVPCAHDPAQDNGDSLSVQGSQVKEEEGDSLGKKDRELEPDILLKAANSKLNADAMAYTMPPKVETLLPPKPSQSARDFRLNAEAAVFKPSLLGLGSLVQPLLPVVSLPLLPTPQPHPQLHPQLHPQLHPKQYIRWRKQPLPDLFTAVLALMRELGRSVSYPEIINTLALRLQRPEVELKRHVPHTLHAAVNNGYLRKEGNRYSLVSELEQLEIMRRNQEAAMRAKELEKEPLSWRKR